In the genome of Andrena cerasifolii isolate SP2316 chromosome 5, iyAndCera1_principal, whole genome shotgun sequence, one region contains:
- the Nup188 gene encoding nuclear pore complex protein Nup188, giving the protein MEVPAVETLPYCKELWFLISDTVCRCEKQLVEDEIKKETKLLKEGLLYFKPYAEASLLNIPKNDPSPRMYELISKLAPLLNLDATITWDLVCNFIKYEYRNCTETFASQLIDFTSTKALIDDIWNFYYSERMTLIKCLKLMVEYKDKEHRYQKEFAQFFDDVLFGTLLESIRKQIEMLKTVNPPVRSQLCTEEYLHRLYNSSLIEMRELLHILTVIIHDIHIADTEFMKLYESVGGEPRRLASTKSHEDKKAIARKIRDIQYSQAALFLVALDVRKHTDMEYWVQSVRNSMQETFEQKCVRDNFPQDSPLFLSWMLANYAIDPENIDTLNRSRPFGIKAIQLNVFYYLQDLMNSEMISEKTHYAEVVHSSVYNLLTLVCAFVDEEKLSALKGIFDAVAATIQFPETAARFWEERDDGLWLIYKFAAEQFPYVFESLTKIAIGLANASGTSAEKVAAELDNLQSLTLEVSRQRDTNKPLKPYEQECIIHKNSYTISADCFRENIRILSSEREVVIYRQKASYWDALHHKMEQLFSQAGGRITNINEMSKNLPENVSQGLKLLKTLIKYIGIPQSMVIPTELSFEIINRFSYPVLPEEKMYIYKIVAACISISSELVLEYPEEILSRMRAGVYPRFNNRYQKPLDFAEAVSFDGGIIASWLSAIETIAHSYPILNAYLDILSKYLIRKYNEEALYTVEIPGMVFLLQGVLPKLDSWYFDSDAERTDLWLKSMFCLHRALESSLPKEDIRNELQLVVAYSLLYLEPRHALLKLIRTGERTLHNKMMAETDWIRGKGFKAIKSVQLALSVVNRLLIFRKSLGLGDRSPLETALYSSPRVPNGLLIVPTIVNYLYVWFSPPLQAMAVRLLKKFAEGSSMSLLVCMGMDGTAIRETFASRRGLMSPTCVADVKVAILELVAVCLEKQPGLTEALFNIVHPAECNRIFPRSVEEFFTEGCRQFLVKYLNRIYEKESIVCDKLYNSTMALLRAMWYHRNEILVNFFRKREKFWTHLFAPLFRELVPGAKGYSHLLDIITLELFKSSVLEEDFSINLRKLLDKSKDYWKKLAIYVLNDVHANSEELNDYEKHDPTIVDSLYETNLESWYNFIVTLTDERIASKYPVNVLQAQLITQRSLESLLERVKQSHDLSSRKVTMLLASLSLRCITSWKQMCVDDSRIFKSGLTQLMQEIAQAYRNYGKSLRQTLISLLLGCVQCVKSTLREDAASLEYLLAHSCTIAASELEELKEAAVQFERRKQQQPIERVVDEKGTIGTVTVQKTVDERNAETLRGIRESLPATLAVCMVTQLLRSYVERSSLSKHQRKSGCIQLRQMIPELMACIGITLQKYPYLRFSTSALNLLNLIIRSPYSLHPISENDIAKLWLSLIPPADIGNSMLDSLYDDCGNGKWRCQDWWPLYTLGLEFVIGLVTRETSTVYVKSTIMFLNSHEYQLMVASTLLRHTADLLAADLVQSLVALIHIMATQPCIWNSIQPNICETLIKCLYLAYDNTVNLLLRPRILKFIIDGISVESAEELESCDKRCPSGELKLLVNKLIVINTTCALSFLHFSPRLNTLVDTIYTQDFWYTPMVEMNFGPPQMSMCSGPRLTYGTIISSTQLFTQALHSRHQPVSSLSASFAGQPDKADSAKKEWEHATPEDRRMHTSKDLRRIIHAASVSASRSSSNVGGEFLGYVSGLDVTVPLLSSPRLVRRPYDPLICENTILSRATALTSGRHVTKGGSGAVAGSSSSPVVAKYQKFSDPWFESMDENNTRLALEINLVLILCQALEGVRSPRIALRDRQLIARETVTELGVFFDFLEHRGTPDNWPVEGSLINADAKSVRTIEQQVDPSQNILPARLKETERERLEENVFTSGTFTTSISSVQFLPLMGKLLKTIVESLDLTQYR; this is encoded by the exons ATGGAAGTACCTGCTGTAGAAACCTTACC ATACTGTAAGGAATTATGGTTTCTGATATCGGACACGGTATGTCGGTGCGAGAAACAACTTGTCGAagatgaaattaaaaaagaaacgaaacttCTGAAGGAGGGTCTCCTGTATTTCAAGCCATACGCAGAAGCCTCGCTTCTCAACATCCCCAAGAATGATCCTTCCCCTAGGATGTACGAATTGATTAGCAAACTCGCCCCTCTTCTG AATTTGGATGCTACGATCACGTGGGATCTGGtttgtaattttataaaatacgaATACCGCAATTGCACAGAGACTTTCGCATCTCAGCTGATAGATTTCACTTCGACGAAAGCATTGATCGATgatatttggaatttttattattccgaGAGAATGACCCTAATAAAGTGCCTTAAACTTATGGTCGAATATAAAGATAAGGAGCATCGTTATCAAAAGGAATTTGCGCAGTTTTTCGACGATGTATTATTCGGCACATTGCTGGAATCTATTAGAAAGCAGATAGAGATGTTGAAGACTGTGAATCCCCCCGTACGATCGCAACTATGCACAGAAGAGTACTTGCATAGGTTGTACAATAGTAGTCTTATCGAGATGAGAGAGCTACTTCATATACTAACAGTTATTATTCACGATATACATATCGCGGATACAGAGTTTATGAAACTGTACGAGAGCGTCGGG GGAGAGCCTAGGCGATTGGCAAGCACAAAGAGTCACGAGGATAAGAAAGCAATTGCCAGGAAAATCAGAGACATACAGTATAGCCAAGCAGCCCTGTTTTTAGTAGCGTTAGACGTCCGAAAGCA CACCGACATGGAATATTGGGTACAGAGCGTGAGAAACAGTATGCAAGAAACTTTCGAGCAAAAGTGCGTCCGTGATAATTTCCCTCAAGACAGTCCATTATTTTTATCGTGGATGCTGGCAAATTACGCTATCGATCCTGAAAACATCGACACGCTCAACCGATCCAGACCATTCGGTATTAAAGCTATACAGCTTAATGTTTTCTATTATTTGCAAGACTTGATGAATAGCGAGATGATCAGCGAAAAGACTCATTACGCCGAAGTCGTACACAGTAGCGTGTACAATCTGCTCACCTTGGTATGCGCCTTCGTCGACGAAGAGAAGTTGAGCGCACTGAAAGGTATTTTCGATGCCGTCGCCGCTACAATTCAGTTTCCTGAAACAGCAGCGCGATTTTGGGAAGAGCGCGACGATGGCTTGTGGTTGATCTACAAGTTCGCCGCTGAACAGTTTCCATACGTATTTGAGTCATTAACGAAGATCGCGATTGGACTGGCGAATGCGTCGGGAACGAGTGCCGAAAAGGTCGCAGCAGAGCTGGATAATCTACAGTCGTTGACGCTAGAAGTGTCGCGACAACGGGACACCAATAAGCCGTTGAAACCGTACGAACAAGAATGTATAATTCACAAAAATTCATATACGATATCGGCGGATTGTTTTCGCGAGAATATACGGATACTGTCCAGCGAACGCGAAGTGGTAATATATCGGCAGAAAGCAAGCTATTGGGATGCTTTACATCACAAGATGGAACAGCTTTTCTCTCAAGCAGGCGGCAGAATTACGAATATCAACGAGATGAGCAAAAACTTACCCGAGAACGTGTCGCAAGGCTTGAAACTATTGAAGACGCTAATTAAATACATAGGGATACCGCAAAGTATGGTTATCCCAACGGAACTAAGTTTCGAAATCATCAACAGGTTTTCCTATCCAGTATTACCCGAGGAAAAGATGTACATATACAAAATAGTTGCAGCATGCATCAGCATCTCGTCCGAACTGGTGCTCGAGTATCCTGAAGAAATTCTGTCGCGAATGCGCGCGGGTGTTTATCCAAGGTTTAACAACCGGTACCAGAAGCCATTGGATTTCGCGGAAGCAGTTTCCTTCGACGGTGGAATAATCGCTTCCTGGTTGTCCGCCATAGAGACGATCGCTCACTCTTATCCAATTTTAAATGCATATCTGGACATCTTATCTAAATATTTAATCAGAAAATACAACGAGGAAGCGCTGTATACGGTAGAAATACCCGGAATGGTGTTCCTACTGCAAGGAGTTTTGCCAAAATTGGACTCCTGGTACTTCGATTCGGACGCGGAAAGAACCGATCTGTGGTTGAAAAGTATGTTTTGCCTTCACAGGGCTCTCGAGTCTAGTCTGCCGAAGGAAGACATACGCAATGAATTACAGCTCGTGGTTGCGTACAGTTTACTGTACTTGGAACCAAGACACGCACTGCTCAAGTTAATCCGCACCGGTGAACGTACTTTGCATAATAAAATGATGGCAGAGACAGATTGGATTCGCGGGAAAGGATTCAAGGCAATCAAAAGTGTACAGTTGGCTTTATCCGTAGTGAATAGATTACTGATATTCAGAAAATCGCTGGGTCTAGGAGATAGATCTCCGCTGGAAACTGCCCTATACTCGTCGCCTCGTGTGCCAAACGGTCTACTGATAGTACCTACGATCGTGAATTACCTCTATGTTTGGTTCAGTCCACCTTTACAAGCGATGGCCGTTAGACTGTTGAAAAAGTTTGCAGAGGGATCCTCCATGTCCCTGCTTGTTTGCATGGGTATGGACGGTACAGCTATACGAGAAACCTTTGCGTCTCGCAGAGGACTGATGTCGCCAACTTGCGTCGCGGATGTTAAAGTGGCCATTCTCGAATTGGTCGCGGTTTGTCTCGAGAAGCAGCCTGGCTTGACGGAAGCCCTCTTCAACATCGTTCACCCAGCAGAATGCAACCGAATCTTCCCTCGTTCGGTCGAGGAATTTTTCACCGAAGGATGCAGGCAGTTCCTGGTGAAATACCTAAATCGAATTTACGAGAAAGAGAGCATCGTGTGCGACAAGCTATACAATAGCACGATGGCATTGCTACGAGCAATGTGGTATCACAGAAACGAAATTCTTGTAAATTTCTTTCGAAAACGAGAGAAATTCTGGACTCATCTGTTCGCCCCGCTTTTCAGAGAACTGGTGCCAGGCGCGAAAGGCTACTCTCACCTTTTGGACATAATTACCTTAGAGCTGTTCAAGAGTTCCGTCCTGGAGGAggatttttctataaatttgaGAAAACTCCTGGACAAGTCGAAGGATTACTGGAAGAAGCTGGCGATATACGTGCTGAACGACGTGCACGCCAACAGTGAAGAGTTGAACGACTACGAAAAGCACGATCCCACTATCGTAGATTCGCTTTACGAGACCAACTTGGAATCCTGGTACAACTTTATAGTCACGCTGACGGATGAAAGAATCGCGTCCAAGTATCCTGTGAACGTGTTACAAGCGCAACTAATAACGCAGCGTTCACTGGAGTCGCTGctggaacgagtgaaacaatCCCACGACTTATCTAGCCGAAAAGTCACCATGTTGCTAGCTTCGTTGTCGCTTCGATGCATTACCTCGTGGAAGCAGATGTGCGTCGACGACTCTAGAATTTTCAAGTCCGGGTTAACACAATTGATGCAGGAGATCGCACAGGCTTATCGGAATTACGGCAAGTCGTTGCGTCAGACATTGATTTCGTTGCTCCTCGGCTGCGTGCAGTGTGTGAAAAGTACGCTGCGCGAAGACGCGGCGAGTCTCGAATATCTTCTGGCGCATTCCTGTACCATTGCCGCCAGCGAGTTGGAAGAGTTGAAGGAAGCCGCTGTTCAGTTCGAGAGGCGAAAACAACAGCAGCCTATCGAGCGGGTAGTAGACGAGAAGGGAACGATTGGCACCGTGACCGTGCAGAAGACCGTCGACGAGAGGAACGCGGAAACACTTCGGGGAATTCGGGAGAGCTTACCAGCCACCCTGGCCGTTTGCATGGTCACGCAGCTTCTACGCTCCTATGTGGAACGAAGCTCGCTCTCTAAGCATCAGCGGAAGTCGGGTTGCATTCAACTTCGACAAATGATACCTGAACTGATGGCCTGCATCGGCATCACTTTGCAGAAATATCCGTATTTACGCTTTAGCACCTCCGCCCTTAACTTGCTCAACTTAATCATTCGTTCGCCGTACTCTCTGCACCCGATCAGCGAGAACGACATCGCGAAATTGTGGCTCAGCTTGATTCCGCCGGCCGACATTGGAAACAGCATGCTGGATTCGTTGTACGATGATTGTGGGAACGGGAAGTGGCGATGCCAGGATTGGTGGCCGCTCTACACCCTTGGCCTCGAGTTCGTGATAGGGCTCGTCACCAGAGAAACGTCTACCGTCTACGTAAAGTCCACCATAATGTTTCTCAACTCCCACGAATACCAACTTATGGTCGCGTCGACTCTGCTGAGGCATACCGCTGACCTTCTGGCCGCCGATCTGGTACAATCTCTCGTCGCTCTTATTCACATCATGGCCACGCAACCGTGCATCTGGAACTCGATACAACCGAACATTTGCGAGACATTGATAAAGTGCTTGTACCTGGCGTACGACAATACCGTCAACTTACTGTTACGGCCACGAATTCTCAAGTTTATTATCGACGGTATTAGCGTGGAGAGTGCTGAAGAGCTAGAATCTTGCGACAAACGGTGTCCGAGCGGTGAACTGAAATTGCTGGTCAACAAACTGATCGTGATAAACACCACTTGCGCCCTCAGTTTCCTTCACTTCTCGCCGAGATTGAACACCCTTGTGGACACTATATACACGCAGGATTTCTGGTACACCCCGatggtggaaatgaatttcgggCCTCCTCAGATGAGCATGTGCTCCGGCCCACGGTTGACTTACGGCACCATCATCAGTTCAACACAATTATTCACGCAAGCCCTGCACTCCCGACATCAACCTGTCAGCTCTTTGTCCGCATCTTTCGCCGGGCAGCCCGATAAAGCGGACTCCGCCAAGAAGGAGTGGGAGCACGCTACGCCGGAAGATCGTCGAATGCATACGAGCAAAGATCTGAGGAGGATCATCCACGCTGCTTCCGTTTCGGCTTCGAGATCATCCTCCAACGTAGGAGGAGAATTTCTGGGATACGTGAGTGGCCTGGACGTGACCGTGCCGTTACTGAGTAGTCCAAGGCTCGTGAGGAGGCCGTACGATCCTCTTATTTGCGAAAATACGATTCTCTCGAGAGCGACAGCCTTGACGAGCGGTAGACACGTGACGAAAGGAGGTAGCGGGGCGGTCGCTGGGAGCAGCAGCAGCCCCGTCGTCGCCAAATATCAGAAATTTAGCGATCCATGGTTCGAATCCATGGACGAAAATAATACGCGGTTGGCGCTTGAAATTAATCTGGTGCTGATACTCTGTCAAGCCTTGGAGGGAGTGAGGAGTCCAAGGATCGCTCTTCGAGACCGCCAGCTAATAGCCCGCGAAACGGTCACGGAATTAGGTGTTTTCTTCGATTTCCTCGAGCATCGAGGTACACCTGATAACTGGCCAGTCGAAGGATCCTTGATCAACGCTGACGCTAAAAGCGTAAGAACGATCGAACAACAGGTGGATCCAAGTCAAAATATCTTACCCGCAAGACTAAAGGAAACTGAAAGAGAGAGACTGGAGGAGAACGTTTTCACTAGCGGTACGTTCACTACCAGCATTAGTAGCGTACAATTTTTGCCGTTGATGGGCAAGTTACTGAAAACCATTGTTGAGTCGCTGGATTTAACACAGTATCGATAG